The Microbacterium sp. LWO12-1.2 genome includes a window with the following:
- a CDS encoding Gfo/Idh/MocA family protein: MVLKIGVAGAGSRAELATYIPRFGAEIVAVADPEPRGTERARELFGASVTVVPDHRALAAFNLDAVFVLTPDHTHAEVAVDLLEAGIPVYLEKPIATRLDDADRILAAAHRTRTRLAIGHNMRHMPMVRLLKELIDQGAIGEVKTIWCRHFIGHGGDFYFKDWHAEREKTTGLLLQKGAHDIDVIHWLGGAPSTDVVAMGDLMVYGAIEDRRDNSDRMMGRLASLDNWPPLAQTELNPVIDIEDVSLMTMRLGNGVLASYQQCAFAPDYWRNYTVIGTEGRLENFGDSDGGIVRLWNRRSEYNGQGDADYEIPLGEGTHGGADVAIVEEFLGFLRGETGLATSPVAARDSVAAGIAATTSIRSAAEPQRVVALDPAIRAYFDGGQLDAAVRTGRG; encoded by the coding sequence ATGGTCCTGAAGATCGGAGTGGCCGGCGCGGGATCACGCGCGGAACTCGCCACCTACATCCCGCGGTTCGGCGCCGAGATCGTCGCCGTCGCCGACCCCGAGCCGCGGGGAACGGAGCGGGCCCGAGAACTGTTCGGGGCGTCGGTCACGGTCGTCCCCGACCATCGCGCGCTCGCCGCGTTCAATCTCGACGCGGTGTTCGTGCTCACCCCCGACCACACCCACGCCGAGGTCGCCGTCGACCTGCTCGAGGCCGGAATCCCCGTGTATCTCGAGAAGCCGATCGCGACGCGTCTCGACGATGCGGACCGGATCCTCGCCGCCGCGCATCGCACCCGCACGCGTCTCGCGATCGGCCACAACATGCGGCACATGCCGATGGTCCGCCTGCTGAAGGAACTGATCGACCAGGGCGCCATCGGCGAGGTCAAGACGATCTGGTGCCGGCACTTCATCGGCCACGGCGGGGACTTCTACTTCAAGGACTGGCACGCCGAGCGCGAGAAGACCACCGGCCTGCTGCTGCAGAAGGGCGCCCATGACATCGACGTCATCCACTGGCTCGGCGGTGCTCCCAGCACAGACGTCGTCGCGATGGGCGACCTCATGGTCTACGGCGCGATCGAGGACCGACGTGACAACTCCGATCGGATGATGGGCAGGCTCGCCAGTCTCGACAACTGGCCCCCGCTCGCGCAGACGGAGCTGAATCCGGTCATCGACATCGAGGACGTCTCGCTCATGACGATGCGGCTCGGCAACGGTGTGCTGGCCAGCTACCAGCAGTGCGCGTTCGCGCCCGACTACTGGCGCAACTACACCGTGATCGGTACCGAAGGACGCCTGGAGAACTTCGGCGACTCCGACGGAGGCATCGTGCGCCTGTGGAACCGCCGGTCGGAGTACAACGGTCAAGGCGACGCGGACTACGAGATCCCCCTGGGTGAAGGCACGCACGGCGGAGCCGACGTCGCGATCGTCGAGGAGTTCCTCGGCTTCCTCCGCGGCGAGACGGGCCTGGCGACCTCACCCGTCGCGGCGCGGGACAGCGTCGCGGCCGGGATCGCGGCGACCACGTCGATCCGCAGCGCAGCGGAGCCGCAGCGGGTGGTCGCGCTCGATCCCGCGATCCGGGCGTACTTCGACGGCGGACAGCTCGACGCGGCGGTGCGCACGGGTCGCGGATGA
- a CDS encoding DUF1761 domain-containing protein, whose product MVPEINYWAVLLATASSMIVGSIWYTPKVFGTRWSKLANVDMDRPASSATMAIITTVIVSFITAWVLAGASAIAWHFYGGSFFWGAIVTAVTLWAGFTAARFITHDAFEGRPTRLTTLNIAHELVTVVVMGVLIGVWPPALG is encoded by the coding sequence ATGGTTCCCGAGATCAACTACTGGGCCGTTCTGCTGGCCACCGCGTCGAGCATGATCGTCGGCTCGATCTGGTACACGCCGAAGGTGTTCGGGACGCGGTGGTCGAAGCTCGCGAACGTCGACATGGATCGCCCCGCATCGAGCGCCACGATGGCTATCATCACCACCGTGATCGTGAGCTTCATCACGGCATGGGTGCTCGCCGGAGCATCCGCCATCGCCTGGCATTTCTACGGCGGATCGTTCTTCTGGGGCGCGATCGTCACCGCGGTCACGCTGTGGGCGGGGTTCACCGCCGCGCGCTTCATCACTCACGACGCGTTCGAGGGGCGGCCGACGCGGCTCACGACCCTCAACATCGCGCACGAGCTCGTCACCGTCGTCGTCATGGGGGTGCTGATCGGCGTGTGGCCGCCGGCGCTCGGGTAG
- the purQ gene encoding phosphoribosylformylglycinamidine synthase subunit PurQ, translated as MTARIGVVTFPGSLDDRDAQRAVRIAGAEPVALWHGSHDLEGVDALVLPGGFSYGDYLRAGAIAALSPIMSEVKDAAAKGMPVLGICNGFQMLVEAHLLPGGLIRNDHQHFVRRDQKLTVANSDTAWTNTFRTGQEIVIPLKNGDGGYIADDETLDRLEGEGLVAFRYAGVNPNGSLRDIAGLTNEAGNVVGLMPHPEHAVEPGFGPDTAVAMRSGVDGIGFFASAIAAVARVAA; from the coding sequence ATGACCGCACGCATCGGCGTCGTCACGTTCCCCGGTTCGCTCGACGACCGTGACGCCCAGCGCGCGGTGCGCATCGCCGGCGCCGAGCCGGTCGCGCTGTGGCACGGCTCGCATGACCTCGAAGGCGTCGACGCGCTCGTGCTGCCCGGCGGCTTCAGCTACGGCGACTACCTGCGCGCCGGTGCGATCGCGGCGCTGTCGCCGATCATGAGCGAGGTCAAGGATGCCGCGGCGAAGGGCATGCCCGTGCTCGGTATCTGCAACGGCTTCCAGATGCTCGTCGAGGCGCACCTGCTGCCCGGCGGCCTGATCCGCAACGACCACCAGCACTTCGTGCGTCGCGACCAGAAGCTCACGGTCGCGAACTCCGATACCGCGTGGACGAACACGTTCCGCACCGGCCAGGAGATCGTGATCCCGCTGAAGAACGGCGACGGCGGCTACATCGCCGACGACGAGACGCTCGACCGCCTCGAAGGCGAGGGCCTCGTGGCCTTCCGCTACGCCGGAGTGAACCCGAACGGCTCGCTGCGCGACATCGCGGGACTCACGAACGAGGCCGGCAACGTCGTGGGTCTCATGCCGCACCCCGAGCACGCGGTCGAGCCCGGCTTCGGTCCCGACACTGCGGTCGCGATGCGTTCCGGTGTCGACGGCATCGGCTTCTTCGCGAGCGCGATCGCCGCGGTCGCCCGCGTCGCCGCGTAA
- the purS gene encoding phosphoribosylformylglycinamidine synthase subunit PurS, which produces MPTIVVDVMPKPELLDPQGKAVSGAFTRLGVEGFTDVRIGKRFELTVEGEVTDELLAEAKRVADEVLSNSVIEDVVGIEVVE; this is translated from the coding sequence ATGCCCACCATCGTCGTCGACGTCATGCCCAAGCCCGAACTGCTCGACCCGCAGGGGAAGGCCGTCTCCGGAGCGTTCACACGTCTCGGCGTCGAGGGCTTCACCGATGTCCGCATCGGCAAGCGCTTCGAGCTCACCGTCGAGGGCGAGGTCACCGACGAGCTGCTCGCCGAGGCGAAGCGCGTCGCCGACGAGGTGCTCTCCAACTCCGTGATCGAGGATGTCGTCGGCATCGAGGTCGTCGAATGA
- a CDS encoding adenine phosphoribosyltransferase, giving the protein MPEAELSPALIRAASLIRSIPDYPEPGIMFRDITPLLADAEALKATTEAILEPFAGQFDVVAGIEARGFILAGAAAIAAGVGLIPIRKAGKLPRPAASVDYALEYGNATIEMHDDLPAGSRVLLIDDVLATGGTLAAGRQLVEELGSHVIGISVLFEIDGLGGRDLIGDLHTVFHAE; this is encoded by the coding sequence GTGCCCGAAGCCGAACTCTCCCCTGCCCTCATCCGCGCCGCCTCCCTGATCCGGAGCATCCCGGACTACCCGGAGCCCGGCATCATGTTCCGCGACATCACGCCTCTGCTCGCGGACGCCGAGGCGCTGAAGGCCACGACCGAGGCGATCCTGGAGCCCTTCGCCGGGCAGTTCGACGTCGTCGCCGGCATCGAGGCACGCGGCTTCATCCTGGCCGGCGCCGCGGCCATCGCCGCAGGAGTAGGACTCATCCCGATCCGCAAGGCGGGCAAGCTCCCCCGCCCCGCGGCATCCGTCGACTACGCGCTCGAGTACGGCAACGCCACGATCGAGATGCACGACGATCTGCCCGCCGGATCCCGCGTGCTGCTGATCGACGACGTGCTCGCCACCGGTGGCACGCTCGCCGCCGGCCGCCAGCTCGTCGAGGAACTCGGCAGCCACGTCATCGGCATCTCGGTGCTGTTCGAGATCGACGGCCTCGGTGGGCGCGACCTGATCGGCGACCTGCACACGGTCTTCCACGCGGAGTAA
- a CDS encoding ABC transporter substrate-binding protein: MNTRARRRILTIAAAASVSALALAGCSANTGDTDGANADEDVTLTVTTFGTFGYEDLYKEYEKLHPNVKIEATNIDTGGNARTDAFTKIAAGSGLSDVVAIEEGWLGAIMDVSDTFVDLRDYGIEDRKDDWVDWKYGQATDAEGRVIGYGTDIGPSGICYNGAAFEAAGLPSDRESVAELLNGDWENYFSVGADYTAKTGKAWYDHSGFVWNAMVNQLDEGYYTADGELNVEGNDELKERFEQLGAATEGGQSAAQTAWDWNGGKSFVDGTFATFVCPGWMLGVVQGQVEAGGGDASTGWDFADVFPGGAANWGGAFLSIPESSEHKEAAAELADWLTQPEQQVKQSAAAGNFPSTVKAQETLAADATPNAFFNDAPTGAILAERAKGVVAQFKGADDSVIQENVFGPALSSLDRGETDTQGAWDQAVQLLNDLVG; the protein is encoded by the coding sequence GTGAACACACGTGCCCGCCGCCGGATCCTGACGATTGCCGCCGCGGCATCCGTCTCCGCCCTCGCCCTCGCCGGCTGCTCTGCCAACACCGGCGACACCGACGGAGCCAATGCCGATGAAGACGTCACGCTGACCGTGACCACCTTCGGCACCTTCGGCTACGAAGACCTGTACAAGGAGTACGAGAAGCTCCACCCGAACGTGAAGATCGAGGCGACCAACATCGACACCGGCGGCAACGCCCGCACCGATGCCTTCACCAAGATCGCCGCTGGCTCCGGCCTCAGCGACGTCGTCGCGATCGAGGAAGGCTGGCTCGGCGCGATCATGGACGTGTCCGACACCTTCGTCGATCTGCGCGACTACGGCATCGAGGACCGCAAGGATGACTGGGTCGACTGGAAGTACGGCCAGGCCACGGATGCCGAAGGCCGCGTGATCGGCTACGGCACCGACATCGGTCCCTCGGGCATCTGCTACAACGGTGCCGCCTTCGAAGCTGCCGGCCTGCCGAGCGACCGCGAGTCCGTGGCCGAGCTGCTGAACGGCGACTGGGAGAACTACTTCTCCGTCGGCGCCGACTACACCGCCAAGACCGGCAAGGCCTGGTACGACCACTCCGGCTTCGTCTGGAACGCCATGGTCAACCAGCTCGACGAGGGCTACTACACCGCCGACGGCGAGCTGAACGTCGAGGGTAATGACGAGCTCAAGGAGCGCTTCGAGCAGCTGGGCGCCGCGACAGAGGGCGGCCAGTCCGCTGCCCAGACCGCGTGGGACTGGAACGGCGGCAAGTCGTTCGTCGACGGCACCTTCGCCACCTTCGTGTGCCCCGGCTGGATGCTCGGTGTCGTGCAGGGTCAGGTCGAGGCCGGCGGCGGCGACGCTTCCACCGGCTGGGACTTCGCCGATGTCTTCCCCGGAGGAGCCGCGAACTGGGGCGGCGCCTTCCTGTCGATCCCGGAGTCGTCCGAGCACAAGGAAGCGGCTGCCGAGCTCGCCGACTGGCTGACGCAGCCCGAGCAGCAGGTCAAGCAGTCCGCAGCTGCGGGCAACTTCCCGTCCACGGTCAAGGCCCAGGAGACGCTGGCCGCCGACGCGACGCCGAACGCGTTCTTCAACGATGCCCCCACCGGCGCAATCCTCGCCGAGCGCGCCAAGGGCGTCGTGGCGCAGTTCAAGGGTGCGGATGACTCGGTCATCCAGGAGAACGTCTTCGGCCCAGCTCTGAGCAGCCTCGACCGCGGCGAGACCGACACCCAGGGAGCCTGGGATCAGGCCGTTCAGCTGCTGAACGACCTCGTCGGCTGA
- a CDS encoding carbohydrate ABC transporter permease: MTLTAERRATASEPAPDASAKRPWRHRLSRFDQNASPYFYISPFFLLFGLVGLFPLLYTVYVAVHEWDLLKGEGDFVGVGNFVEILGDAMFWNSIGNTLSIFLLSAIPQLVVALVIAYLLDRGLRAPTFWRMSVLIPFVVTPVAVAIIFSSIFNEADGLANNLLNLIGIADQEWKHNTALSHIAIAVMVNFRWTGYNALILLAAMQAVPRDLYESAALDGAGAARRFFSITIPTIRPTLIFVIITATIGGLQIFAEPRLFDVSTAGGIGGSDRQFQTTVLFLWELAFFRRNLGEASAVAILLFLLIVGIGVINFLISRRISTGDAPKNRAARRRARTTTEKDAR; encoded by the coding sequence ATGACTCTCACCGCGGAACGCCGCGCGACGGCATCCGAACCCGCCCCGGATGCGTCCGCGAAGCGCCCCTGGCGTCACCGGCTCTCCCGGTTCGACCAGAACGCCTCCCCGTACTTCTACATCTCGCCGTTCTTCCTGCTCTTCGGTCTGGTGGGCCTGTTCCCGCTGCTGTACACGGTGTACGTCGCCGTGCACGAATGGGATCTACTGAAGGGCGAAGGCGACTTCGTGGGGGTCGGCAACTTCGTCGAGATCCTCGGCGACGCGATGTTCTGGAACTCGATCGGCAACACGCTGAGCATCTTCCTGCTCTCCGCGATTCCGCAGCTGGTCGTCGCCCTCGTGATCGCCTACCTGCTCGACCGGGGTCTGCGGGCGCCGACGTTCTGGCGCATGAGCGTGCTCATCCCGTTCGTGGTCACCCCTGTCGCGGTGGCCATCATCTTCTCGAGCATCTTCAACGAAGCGGACGGTCTGGCCAACAACCTCCTGAACCTCATCGGCATCGCCGATCAGGAGTGGAAGCACAACACCGCCCTGTCGCACATCGCGATCGCGGTCATGGTGAACTTCCGCTGGACGGGATACAACGCCCTCATCCTGCTCGCCGCGATGCAGGCGGTGCCGCGCGACCTCTACGAATCCGCCGCACTCGACGGTGCGGGTGCCGCGCGCCGCTTCTTCTCGATCACGATCCCCACCATCCGTCCCACCCTGATCTTCGTGATCATCACGGCGACGATCGGCGGTCTGCAGATCTTCGCCGAGCCTCGCCTGTTCGACGTCTCGACCGCGGGCGGCATCGGCGGCAGCGACCGGCAGTTCCAGACCACGGTGCTGTTCCTGTGGGAGCTGGCGTTCTTCCGCCGCAACCTCGGTGAGGCATCGGCGGTCGCCATCCTGCTGTTCCTGCTGATCGTCGGCATCGGAGTGATCAACTTCCTGATCTCGCGCCGCATCTCCACCGGCGACGCCCCCAAGAATCGCGCAGCACGCCGTCGAGCGCGCACCACCACCGAGAAGGACGCACGATGA
- a CDS encoding carbohydrate ABC transporter permease yields MTATQALSVPEKIRRRRSVSVGTAGIGSRPGFLTYGLLAAFIIGSVYPLWWSVVVASGTNATRGETLPLIPGGNFFANAAKVFDAIPFWLALGNSFLISSIITISVVTFSTLAGYAFAKLKFKGREGLMVFVIATMAIPTQLGIIPLFMVMRELGWTGSIGAVIVPTLVTAFGVFFMRQYLVDVIPDELIEAARMDGANQFRTFLTVGIPAARPAMAILGLFTFMTAWTDYLWPLIVLSPQNPTLQTALSQLQSGYYIDYSIVLAGAVLATLPLLVLFVVAGRQLVSGIMAGAVKG; encoded by the coding sequence ATGACCGCCACGCAGGCACTGAGCGTGCCCGAGAAGATCCGCCGCCGTCGGAGCGTGTCCGTCGGCACGGCCGGCATCGGCAGCCGCCCCGGCTTCCTCACCTACGGTCTGCTCGCGGCCTTCATCATCGGCAGCGTCTACCCGCTGTGGTGGTCGGTCGTGGTGGCCAGCGGCACGAACGCGACGCGCGGCGAGACTCTGCCGCTGATCCCCGGTGGCAACTTCTTCGCGAACGCCGCGAAGGTGTTCGACGCGATCCCGTTCTGGCTGGCGCTGGGCAACTCGTTCCTCATCTCGTCGATCATCACGATCTCGGTCGTCACATTCTCGACGCTCGCGGGTTACGCCTTCGCGAAGCTGAAGTTCAAGGGCCGCGAGGGGCTCATGGTGTTCGTCATCGCGACGATGGCGATCCCCACGCAGCTGGGCATCATCCCGCTGTTCATGGTGATGCGCGAGCTCGGCTGGACCGGATCGATCGGTGCGGTGATCGTGCCGACGCTCGTCACGGCGTTCGGTGTGTTCTTCATGCGCCAGTACCTCGTCGACGTCATCCCCGACGAGCTGATCGAGGCGGCGAGGATGGACGGCGCGAACCAGTTCCGCACCTTCCTCACCGTCGGCATCCCGGCCGCACGGCCTGCCATGGCGATCCTCGGACTCTTCACCTTCATGACCGCGTGGACGGACTACCTCTGGCCGCTCATCGTGCTGTCCCCGCAGAACCCGACGCTGCAGACCGCGCTCAGCCAGCTGCAGTCCGGCTACTACATCGACTACTCGATCGTGCTCGCCGGTGCGGTGCTCGCGACCCTTCCGCTTCTCGTGCTCTTCGTGGTCGCGGGCCGGCAGCTGGTCAGTGGCATCATGGCGGGCGCGGTGAAAGGATGA
- a CDS encoding GH1 family beta-glucosidase, which translates to MTRPFPENFLFGAATAAYQIEGAAFEDGRTASIWDAFSRVPGAVIGGDNGDVACDHYHRYADDVALMTRLGLQTYRFSTSWSRVRPDGGAVNPAGVDFYERLVDSLLDADILPWLTLYHWDMPQALQEKGGWTNRDTVDRFLEYAGTMHDALGDRVNVWTTLNEPWCSSFLSYTGGEHAPGHTSVAEGLLASHHLLLAHGETVRELRRRDSSLDLGITLNHTVADAVDPQNAGDLDAVRRIDGQFNRWFLDPIYRGAYPADIVEDIRAVDADAVARFEAAIHEGDLETISQHIDTQGVNYYHGDFLSGTAPAEAAVESVPDTERKVRSPYPSYENIYNVERGLPRTAQNWEVQPEGLTRLLQRVWTEYAEPAGTVLYMTENGAAYDDVAVVEDGETRVHDAERTEFLRLHLGAVLDAADAGVDVRGYFYWSMFDNYEWAWGYDKRFGIVRVDYDTQERSVKDSGREYARIIAARSL; encoded by the coding sequence ATGACCCGCCCCTTCCCCGAGAACTTCCTCTTCGGTGCTGCGACCGCCGCCTACCAGATCGAGGGTGCAGCCTTCGAGGACGGTCGCACCGCGTCGATCTGGGATGCGTTCTCGCGTGTGCCCGGCGCCGTGATCGGGGGAGACAACGGCGATGTGGCGTGCGACCACTATCACCGGTACGCGGATGACGTCGCGCTGATGACCCGGCTCGGACTGCAGACGTACCGCTTCTCGACGTCGTGGTCGCGCGTGCGTCCGGACGGCGGCGCGGTCAACCCCGCGGGCGTCGACTTCTACGAGCGCCTGGTCGACTCGCTGCTCGACGCCGACATCCTGCCCTGGCTCACGCTGTACCACTGGGACATGCCGCAGGCGCTGCAGGAGAAGGGCGGATGGACGAACCGCGACACCGTCGACCGCTTCCTCGAGTACGCGGGCACCATGCATGACGCGCTCGGCGACCGGGTGAACGTGTGGACGACGCTGAACGAGCCGTGGTGCTCCTCCTTCCTCTCGTACACGGGCGGCGAGCACGCACCGGGGCACACCAGCGTCGCCGAGGGGCTGCTCGCCTCGCACCACCTGCTGCTCGCCCACGGTGAGACGGTGCGCGAGCTGCGTCGTCGTGACTCCTCGCTCGACCTGGGGATCACCCTGAACCACACCGTCGCGGATGCGGTGGACCCGCAGAACGCGGGCGACCTCGACGCCGTGCGCCGCATCGACGGACAGTTCAACCGCTGGTTCCTCGACCCGATCTACCGGGGCGCGTACCCGGCCGACATCGTGGAGGACATCAGGGCGGTCGATGCGGATGCCGTCGCGCGGTTCGAGGCCGCGATCCACGAGGGCGACCTCGAGACGATCTCGCAGCACATCGACACGCAGGGCGTGAACTACTACCACGGCGACTTCCTGTCGGGAACGGCGCCTGCCGAGGCGGCCGTCGAGAGCGTGCCGGACACCGAGCGCAAGGTGCGCAGCCCGTACCCGTCGTACGAGAACATCTACAACGTCGAGCGCGGTCTGCCTCGAACCGCGCAGAACTGGGAGGTGCAGCCCGAGGGGCTGACCCGCCTGCTCCAGCGCGTGTGGACCGAGTACGCCGAGCCCGCGGGAACCGTGCTCTACATGACCGAGAACGGTGCAGCCTACGATGACGTCGCCGTCGTGGAAGACGGCGAGACGCGCGTGCACGACGCCGAACGCACCGAGTTCCTGCGCCTGCACCTCGGCGCGGTGCTGGACGCTGCGGATGCCGGCGTCGATGTGCGCGGCTACTTCTACTGGTCGATGTTCGACAACTACGAGTGGGCCTGGGGCTACGACAAGCGCTTCGGCATCGTGCGGGTCGACTACGACACACAGGAGCGGAGCGTGAAGGACTCGGGCCGGGAGTACGCTCGCATCATCGCCGCACGCAGCCTCTGA
- a CDS encoding LacI family DNA-binding transcriptional regulator, producing the protein MSSRATIEEVASAAGVSRSTVSRVVNGSTAVSPEALVAVRTAIERLSYVPNRAARSLASNQTQAIALIIPEDTTRVFGDPFFAAIVAGITGVLRNSDYLLNLLIASDDPGDKMTSFVRNGGVDGALIVSHHTSDAYIERIADAIPVVYGGRRREGDYVVDVDNVLGARAATRRLIDIGRTRIATISGTPTMLSSRDRIQGFRDALADAGLAPFAEEAGDYSEASGADAARRILAAGRPDAIFVASDLMARGALTVLRAAGVRVPEDVALVGFDDSSVATTTDPPLTTMRQPMYAQGEAMATVLLSRLAGGEPPHTTILPTELVVRASA; encoded by the coding sequence GTGTCGTCACGAGCGACCATCGAAGAGGTGGCTTCTGCCGCCGGGGTGTCCCGGTCGACCGTGTCACGTGTGGTCAACGGCTCGACGGCCGTGAGCCCTGAGGCGCTCGTCGCCGTGCGCACCGCGATCGAGCGGCTCAGCTACGTGCCGAACCGTGCGGCGCGATCGCTCGCATCCAATCAGACGCAGGCGATCGCACTGATCATTCCCGAGGACACCACGCGGGTGTTCGGCGACCCGTTCTTCGCGGCCATCGTCGCCGGCATCACGGGCGTGCTGCGCAACTCCGACTACCTGCTGAACCTGCTCATCGCGAGCGATGACCCGGGCGACAAGATGACGAGCTTCGTGCGCAACGGCGGCGTCGACGGCGCGCTGATCGTGTCGCACCACACGAGTGACGCCTACATCGAGCGGATCGCCGACGCGATCCCTGTGGTCTACGGTGGGCGTCGGCGCGAGGGCGACTACGTCGTCGACGTCGACAACGTCCTCGGTGCCAGGGCGGCGACCAGGCGCCTGATCGACATCGGTCGCACGCGTATCGCGACGATCTCGGGCACGCCCACCATGCTGTCGTCGAGGGACCGCATACAGGGATTCCGCGATGCGCTGGCGGATGCCGGGCTGGCTCCGTTCGCCGAGGAAGCTGGCGACTACAGCGAGGCGAGCGGGGCGGATGCCGCGCGGCGCATCCTTGCCGCAGGGAGACCGGATGCGATCTTCGTCGCGAGCGACCTCATGGCACGCGGCGCGCTGACGGTGCTCCGCGCCGCAGGGGTGCGGGTTCCCGAGGACGTCGCCCTGGTCGGATTCGACGACTCCTCGGTCGCCACCACGACCGATCCGCCGCTCACCACGATGCGCCAGCCGATGTATGCGCAGGGCGAGGCCATGGCGACAGTTCTCCTCTCGCGTCTGGCCGGAGGCGAACCGCCCCACACCACGATCCTGCCTACCGAACTGGTGGTGCGCGCCTCCGCGTGA